One region of Oligoflexus sp. genomic DNA includes:
- a CDS encoding DUF58 domain-containing protein, with protein MKKVFIPTDRPGILPTVYGFAFFTLIVDVFALGFFRNSGPYHTVGLTLIVLGMVAMIQTNSNMDSVTADIIQSEPGEEGGTARVLVVLRNGQLPARYNISLVTLKTLKLLNMPFVQELKTSMTVPLDIQCQSRGVYPLQRIKVQSRGYYGLFSAWKWIFTDAKLIVYPKPEGQQPLPAADEGERFRYLTGEDFVGHRLYQPGASLKQVDWKAYARGQPLLLKEFGSRGDGALHLRYQDVLATDTEARLRQLAVWVFACASQNRPFSLELPQFTLPEGSGREQLRAALFRLASFEEPA; from the coding sequence ATGAAAAAGGTTTTTATTCCCACGGATCGGCCGGGCATACTGCCGACCGTTTATGGCTTCGCTTTTTTCACCCTCATCGTCGATGTCTTCGCCCTCGGTTTTTTTCGCAACTCCGGGCCTTATCACACTGTGGGTTTGACCCTGATCGTCCTGGGTATGGTGGCCATGATCCAGACCAACAGCAACATGGATAGCGTCACCGCTGACATCATTCAAAGCGAGCCGGGTGAAGAGGGAGGAACGGCCCGCGTGCTGGTCGTTCTGCGGAATGGGCAGCTGCCGGCGCGTTATAACATTTCGCTGGTTACCCTGAAAACACTCAAGCTTCTCAATATGCCCTTTGTTCAGGAACTCAAGACGAGCATGACTGTGCCTCTGGATATTCAATGCCAGTCACGCGGCGTCTATCCCCTGCAGCGCATCAAGGTTCAGAGTCGCGGCTATTACGGGCTTTTTTCCGCGTGGAAATGGATTTTCACGGATGCAAAACTGATCGTTTACCCGAAGCCTGAGGGTCAGCAGCCTTTGCCTGCGGCGGATGAAGGCGAACGTTTTCGCTATCTGACCGGCGAGGATTTTGTCGGCCATCGCCTTTATCAACCCGGCGCGTCTTTGAAACAGGTGGATTGGAAAGCCTATGCGCGCGGTCAGCCGCTGCTTTTGAAGGAGTTTGGCAGCCGTGGTGATGGAGCGCTTCATTTACGCTATCAGGATGTGCTCGCGACCGACACCGAAGCGCGTTTACGGCAGCTTGCGGTCTGGGTCTTTGCCTGCGCCTCCCAGAATCGACCGTTTTCCCTGGAATTGCCTCAATTCACCCTTCCAGAAGGATCCGGCCGAGAACAGCTGCGGGCGGCGCTTTTTCGTCTGGCCAGCTTCGAGGAGCCGGCATGA
- a CDS encoding MoxR family ATPase: MLQKFLEQAEKVVIGKAESFKLAMSCLLAGGHLLLEDEPGMGKTTFAKTLARLLNLDFSRIQFTSDLLPADIIGVSIFDRDKQSFIFQKGPIFSQLVLGDELNRASPKTQSAFLQAMEEQAVTADGKTYALERPFFFIATQNPRRSIGTFPLPESQLDRFMMKMALGYPGRDAEISILLNEGSSKALADLQPIWDPGEIMARQDEIRRLHVAPGIAHYIVDIAQESRRLPHGISPRASLALLHAAQAYAWLDNRKYVIPEDVQAVAIAVMSHRLVSGDELRPEIGNERARELLHQVPVRP, encoded by the coding sequence ATGCTGCAAAAATTTCTTGAGCAGGCGGAAAAAGTCGTCATCGGCAAAGCGGAGTCCTTCAAGCTGGCCATGAGCTGTCTTCTGGCAGGCGGCCATCTTCTTTTGGAAGATGAACCCGGCATGGGCAAGACCACGTTTGCGAAGACTCTGGCCCGGCTGCTCAATCTGGATTTCAGTCGCATTCAGTTCACCTCGGATCTGCTGCCCGCGGATATCATCGGGGTCTCCATTTTCGATCGGGATAAGCAGAGTTTCATCTTTCAAAAGGGCCCCATCTTCAGCCAGCTCGTCCTCGGAGATGAATTGAATCGCGCCTCGCCCAAGACCCAGAGCGCCTTTCTGCAGGCCATGGAGGAGCAGGCCGTGACAGCCGATGGCAAGACCTATGCGCTGGAACGCCCCTTCTTTTTCATCGCGACTCAAAATCCACGCCGGAGCATAGGAACCTTTCCTTTGCCGGAATCGCAGCTCGATCGCTTCATGATGAAAATGGCTCTAGGCTATCCCGGTCGCGACGCGGAAATCAGTATCCTTTTGAATGAAGGATCGTCCAAAGCCCTGGCGGATCTGCAGCCGATCTGGGATCCGGGTGAAATCATGGCTCGGCAGGATGAAATCCGCCGTCTGCATGTGGCCCCCGGCATCGCTCATTACATCGTGGATATCGCCCAGGAATCCCGGCGTCTGCCGCATGGAATTTCCCCGCGCGCGTCCCTTGCCCTTTTGCACGCGGCCCAGGCCTATGCCTGGCTCGATAACCGCAAGTATGTGATCCCCGAAGACGTGCAGGCCGTCGCGATCGCCGTGATGAGCCATCGCCTTGTCAGCGGGGATGAACTCAGGCCTGAGATCGGCAATGAACGCGCGCGTGAATTGCTGCATCAGGTTCCGGTACGACCATGA
- the sthA gene encoding Si-specific NAD(P)(+) transhydrogenase, with protein sequence MGSAAYDMVVIGSGPAGIQAAIQAARLNKRVAVIEKHPERLGGTWLHTGTIPSKTLREVMAAIRSVHSHVGAHWVERLVNTLSTNRLTERARTASMDEEKIVRASLAQHKVDLIHGTAFLEDTNIVRINPLNGESYVLHTEIVVIATGSRPRRPPDMPFDGWRVVDSDDILRLESLPKSITVFGAGVVGCEYACIFSALGVQTTIIDARTRIMQFMDQEIAEELKQSMEGLGVKFELGRQMQKMEVDGPSVRTTYNDLILETDIFFFAAGRESCSDHLGLERVGIEVNDRKAINVNKYFQTSVRTIYAVGDVIGPPALASTSAEQGRLAAAHAFGITDVVFPEFFPIGVYTIPEMSSVGLTEEDLIKTKEPYVVGRARYDQIARGYIRGDSYGLMKIIVCQNTHKIIGVHIVGADAANLIHIGQVAMIAGMTIHQFAHSTIFNFPTLAEGYKIAAFHAMAELETLPQRKPVHAAKIS encoded by the coding sequence GTGGGTTCAGCAGCTTATGATATGGTCGTGATCGGAAGCGGACCGGCCGGGATTCAGGCCGCGATCCAGGCTGCGCGTTTGAACAAGCGCGTCGCAGTCATCGAAAAGCATCCCGAGCGTCTCGGCGGAACATGGCTGCATACCGGCACCATTCCATCCAAGACTCTGCGCGAAGTGATGGCTGCCATTCGCAGTGTGCATTCCCACGTCGGGGCTCACTGGGTCGAACGACTCGTCAATACGCTTTCCACCAATCGCCTGACTGAAAGGGCGCGTACGGCTTCCATGGACGAAGAAAAAATCGTGCGGGCCTCGCTGGCTCAGCACAAGGTCGATCTGATTCACGGCACGGCTTTTCTGGAAGATACCAACATCGTCCGCATCAATCCCTTGAATGGCGAGAGCTATGTCCTTCACACCGAAATCGTGGTGATCGCGACCGGCTCACGTCCGCGCCGTCCCCCGGATATGCCCTTTGACGGCTGGCGCGTGGTGGATTCCGATGACATCCTGCGCCTTGAATCCTTGCCGAAATCCATCACCGTCTTCGGCGCCGGCGTGGTCGGCTGTGAATACGCCTGTATATTTTCCGCGCTGGGCGTGCAAACCACCATCATTGATGCCCGCACCCGCATCATGCAATTCATGGATCAGGAAATCGCCGAAGAGCTGAAGCAGTCGATGGAAGGACTGGGTGTCAAATTTGAGCTGGGCCGCCAGATGCAGAAAATGGAAGTCGACGGCCCATCCGTACGGACAACTTATAATGATCTCATTCTCGAAACTGATATATTCTTCTTCGCAGCAGGCCGTGAATCCTGCAGCGATCATTTGGGCCTCGAACGCGTCGGTATTGAAGTCAACGATCGTAAAGCGATTAACGTGAATAAATATTTTCAAACCAGTGTCCGCACTATCTACGCCGTCGGGGATGTCATCGGCCCCCCAGCCCTGGCCAGCACTTCGGCCGAACAGGGTCGTCTTGCAGCGGCCCATGCCTTTGGCATCACGGATGTGGTCTTCCCGGAATTTTTTCCTATCGGCGTTTATACCATACCCGAAATGTCCTCCGTGGGTCTGACGGAAGAGGACCTCATCAAGACCAAAGAGCCCTACGTCGTAGGTCGAGCCCGCTATGATCAGATCGCCCGTGGTTATATTCGCGGCGACAGTTATGGCCTGATGAAAATCATCGTCTGCCAGAATACGCACAAGATCATCGGTGTTCACATCGTCGGCGCCGATGCTGCGAACCTGATTCACATCGGGCAGGTGGCGATGATCGCCGGCATGACCATTCATCAGTTTGCGCATTCGACCATCTTCAACTTCCCAACGCTGGCGGAAGGCTATAAGATCGCCGCGTTCCATGCCATGGCGGAACTGGAAACGCTGCCGCAAAGGAAGCCCGTACATGCTGCAAAAATTTCTTGA
- a CDS encoding septation protein IspZ, with protein sequence MNASLVIMEFLPLIVYIGVDAWKGFRAGIIAAMICTLVMLGYDFVLFKELDKFILGEGIMILVLGAISLKMNNDRYFKFQPTVLALVFAGVFAWFQFFDQPLMLHFVPHMEKLFQSQPTELRALDSTQLASAEASPMLEMLHSEHFRKILSRLSGHMIWLFIAHGLIMTYAAIRLKTAGWFAWRLAIYPALFILVVINQLFA encoded by the coding sequence ATGAACGCTTCGCTCGTGATCATGGAATTTCTACCCCTGATCGTCTACATCGGAGTCGATGCCTGGAAGGGCTTCCGTGCCGGAATCATAGCCGCGATGATCTGCACCCTCGTGATGCTGGGCTATGACTTCGTCCTGTTCAAAGAACTCGATAAGTTCATCCTCGGTGAAGGGATCATGATCCTGGTGCTGGGGGCCATCAGCCTCAAGATGAATAACGATCGCTACTTTAAATTTCAACCGACGGTCCTGGCCCTCGTTTTCGCTGGAGTCTTCGCCTGGTTTCAGTTTTTTGACCAACCCCTCATGCTGCATTTCGTGCCGCATATGGAAAAACTTTTTCAGTCCCAGCCGACCGAACTCCGAGCCCTGGATAGCACTCAGCTTGCCAGCGCCGAGGCGTCGCCCATGCTCGAAATGCTCCACTCCGAGCATTTCAGAAAAATTCTGAGCCGCCTGTCGGGACACATGATCTGGCTTTTCATCGCTCATGGCCTGATCATGACCTATGCAGCCATTCGACTGAAAACGGCCGGCTGGTTCGCCTGGCGACTGGCCATCTATCCCGCGCTTTTCATCCTGGTCGTGATCAATCAACTTTTCGCGTGA
- a CDS encoding MinD/ParA family ATP-binding protein yields the protein MFEINPRLKQPSPTSEGDVSQFVATHYTNWKAGLSFDAPLPLSRQMPAIVAVGGGKGGVGKSIVSANLAATLAQFGYRVLVVDLDLGCSNLHSHFGVSMPKRSLVDFLITKNAAFRDVILPAPVQGVAFVAGGREEAWAEYLDQPTEYLLPLWQALLASRQQFKVDIIVLDLGAGTHRHTMDFFSAAHLGLVTVLPEPTSIENAYVFFKMTLWKLIDNLGYRQKQVEVAQDIKAALSSMAGSTLTSGYASCLKELQRSYPQFIQDLQKVIQARCLGIVVNQTRDQGDIDLGSSMEHICQKYFGLPTRYLGYLNYDEAVLKSLKNRRLLVSDFPHSMIAKRLSVAAAQSLKILGMQRRN from the coding sequence ATGTTTGAAATCAATCCCCGATTGAAGCAGCCGAGTCCCACGAGCGAAGGCGACGTCAGCCAGTTCGTGGCCACACATTACACCAACTGGAAGGCTGGCCTTTCGTTCGATGCCCCCCTGCCTCTTTCACGACAGATGCCCGCGATCGTTGCCGTGGGAGGCGGCAAAGGTGGTGTGGGTAAGAGTATAGTGAGCGCCAACCTCGCGGCGACCCTGGCCCAGTTCGGCTACCGCGTGCTGGTCGTCGACCTTGACCTTGGCTGTTCCAACCTACACAGTCATTTCGGGGTGTCGATGCCCAAGCGCAGCCTCGTCGACTTCCTGATCACGAAAAACGCAGCCTTCCGCGATGTGATCCTGCCGGCTCCTGTGCAGGGGGTGGCCTTTGTCGCGGGTGGACGGGAAGAGGCCTGGGCGGAATATCTGGATCAGCCGACCGAATACCTGCTTCCGCTTTGGCAGGCACTGCTGGCCAGCCGTCAGCAGTTCAAAGTGGACATTATCGTCCTGGATTTGGGGGCAGGCACCCATCGCCACACGATGGATTTTTTCTCGGCCGCCCACCTTGGACTCGTGACGGTGCTGCCCGAGCCCACGTCGATCGAAAATGCTTATGTATTTTTTAAGATGACCCTTTGGAAGTTGATAGACAACCTTGGCTATCGGCAGAAGCAGGTCGAGGTCGCCCAGGATATCAAAGCGGCCCTGTCGTCCATGGCCGGCAGTACCTTGACCAGCGGCTACGCGAGCTGTCTGAAGGAACTGCAACGGTCCTATCCGCAATTTATTCAGGATCTGCAGAAGGTCATCCAAGCGCGCTGTCTCGGGATCGTCGTCAATCAAACCCGCGACCAGGGTGATATTGATCTGGGCTCTTCCATGGAGCATATCTGTCAAAAGTACTTTGGATTGCCCACGCGCTACCTCGGCTATCTCAACTACGATGAAGCCGTGCTGAAGTCTTTGAAAAATCGTCGTTTGCTTGTTTCCGATTTTCCTCATAGTATGATTGCTAAACGCCTCTCAGTCGCAGCGGCTCAATCCCTGAAAATTTTAGGAATGCAACGGAGAAATTGA
- a CDS encoding helix-turn-helix domain-containing protein, producing the protein MNEQLGSEFKPSKLQSQGKSGLGPSYYEVLDVAPNSSRLQIREAYIRLRSTYSSGSHALYSLVSDEEARDALDKIEEAYRVLDDETQRKDYDVSIGLVKEPPQRSHGAEFFGDNADGTPSRLGGIRAPDSMKDSFRGDLGGDSENWQDEPARTAPRRPVTFGKIKKAATRATDPDVLASMQAIIAKPQSFDGKGLVQLREIVGIDQAEIQERTKISIEYIKAMENNDFQKLPSLVYVRGFLKIYLQYLGLPEAGTLIEAYTEKYNHWRETTRPNSY; encoded by the coding sequence ATGAACGAACAGCTTGGGTCGGAATTCAAACCATCGAAGCTGCAGAGCCAAGGCAAGTCCGGGCTCGGACCGTCGTACTATGAAGTTTTGGATGTCGCGCCTAACTCCAGTCGACTGCAGATTCGCGAAGCCTATATAAGGCTGCGGAGTACATATTCCTCGGGCAGCCATGCGCTTTATTCTTTGGTGTCGGATGAAGAGGCGCGTGACGCCCTCGATAAGATCGAAGAGGCCTATCGCGTGCTCGATGATGAAACGCAGCGCAAGGACTACGATGTCTCGATCGGCCTTGTGAAAGAACCCCCCCAGCGGTCCCATGGTGCAGAATTTTTCGGCGACAATGCTGATGGAACCCCCTCACGTCTGGGTGGCATCCGTGCGCCGGATAGTATGAAAGACAGCTTCAGAGGCGACCTGGGTGGTGATTCGGAGAACTGGCAGGACGAACCTGCGCGGACCGCTCCGCGGCGCCCCGTAACGTTTGGCAAGATCAAGAAAGCCGCGACGCGGGCCACTGACCCCGATGTTTTAGCCTCCATGCAGGCCATCATCGCGAAGCCCCAATCCTTTGATGGCAAGGGTTTGGTGCAACTCCGCGAGATCGTAGGCATCGACCAGGCCGAGATTCAGGAGCGAACCAAAATTTCGATCGAATACATTAAGGCCATGGAAAATAACGACTTTCAAAAGTTGCCTTCTCTCGTGTATGTTAGGGGCTTTCTGAAGATCTACCTGCAGTACTTGGGGCTTCCCGAGGCCGGCACGCTGATCGAGGCCTACACGGAGAAATACAACCATTGGCGCGAGACAACCCGACCCAATTCATACTGA
- a CDS encoding RluA family pseudouridine synthase has protein sequence MARDNPTQFILTAEGAAGSRLDAYLAQALPRFSRSALHRLIKAGDVRVNGAPAKASYRVEDGDKLELLNLPPEMEKAEDLVPTPMPLSILYEDAALIVINKPAGLIVHPGAGTRGKPTLVAAVLAHLGLQRAEDLPGEVDRPGVVHRLDKDTSGVIVLAKTASAHRHLAAQFKNKTNLREYVTLLNGAMDQEEIEIESYLYRDPRNRTRFASMSMEDYLLKQNEGMELESYRYAKTNFSARKVYGRKLTLALVRLTTGRTHQIRVHAKALGWPVVGDAVYGPEVVRLPPTFPEPIRQAVEDVSRQLLHARRLGFEHPETGQKMAFEAPIPQDFRAVLELLEKHRDQ, from the coding sequence TTGGCGCGAGACAACCCGACCCAATTCATACTGACCGCAGAAGGTGCCGCTGGCAGCCGGCTTGATGCTTATTTGGCTCAGGCCCTGCCGCGATTCAGTCGTTCGGCGCTGCACCGGCTGATCAAAGCCGGTGATGTGCGCGTGAACGGTGCTCCCGCCAAAGCCAGCTATAGGGTGGAAGACGGCGACAAGCTGGAACTTCTGAACCTGCCCCCGGAAATGGAAAAAGCGGAAGACCTTGTTCCGACTCCCATGCCCCTCAGCATCCTTTACGAAGACGCTGCACTCATCGTCATCAACAAGCCGGCTGGACTCATCGTGCACCCAGGTGCGGGAACACGCGGCAAGCCCACGCTCGTTGCGGCTGTGCTGGCCCATCTTGGTTTGCAAAGGGCCGAGGACCTGCCGGGTGAAGTGGATCGCCCCGGTGTCGTTCACCGCCTGGATAAGGACACGTCCGGCGTCATCGTGCTCGCAAAAACCGCGTCGGCGCATCGGCATCTGGCCGCTCAATTCAAGAACAAGACCAACCTTCGTGAGTACGTGACCCTTTTGAATGGGGCCATGGATCAGGAAGAGATTGAGATTGAAAGCTACCTTTACCGCGACCCCCGCAATCGCACCCGCTTTGCTTCGATGAGCATGGAAGATTATCTCCTGAAGCAGAACGAAGGTATGGAGCTGGAGTCGTATCGTTACGCGAAAACCAATTTCTCGGCGCGCAAAGTCTATGGCCGCAAGCTGACCCTGGCTCTGGTGCGACTCACGACGGGTCGTACGCACCAGATTCGGGTGCACGCCAAGGCCCTCGGCTGGCCTGTGGTCGGAGATGCGGTGTACGGTCCGGAAGTGGTGCGGCTGCCCCCAACCTTTCCCGAGCCCATCCGTCAGGCTGTGGAAGATGTCTCCCGTCAGCTTTTGCATGCCAGGAGGCTTGGTTTCGAGCATCCGGAAACCGGGCAGAAAATGGCTTTTGAAGCTCCTATACCTCAGGATTTCCGCGCTGTGTTAGAATTATTGGAAAAGCATAGGGATCAGTGA
- a CDS encoding L,D-transpeptidase family protein has product MYRRILSLALSLCGLGFIANQGRADEAHVSAESIRVKAQREMVFLLVDKAKLTADLMTMPEDNQQPEHLISFKIAIGKEEGDKQKVGDNRTPEGIYFSQRILNGRKLGRKYGPFAIPIDFPNPLDRFLGKTGYGIWLHGVEADHRIDAAKVTEGCVAFYNADIQSLTQWLVPDQSVVVIAKDGSQVNRPENVAKVRQLTQEWIDSWAKRDIDHYISLYHDSFKMDGKNKQAYYEYKKRVFGSYKNMDLAMNNIRVFTHDRYAVAVMNQDFNGDNRYRSYGRKILYWQLTGDDEWKLFHEEFDEKPLQFVNLSREKIAQIIKSSPSTKALQENVESRL; this is encoded by the coding sequence ATGTATCGCCGAATTCTGAGTCTTGCATTGAGCCTCTGTGGTCTGGGATTCATAGCGAACCAGGGCCGGGCTGACGAAGCCCACGTTTCCGCGGAAAGCATTCGAGTCAAAGCCCAACGGGAGATGGTGTTCCTGTTGGTCGACAAAGCGAAGCTGACCGCCGATCTGATGACCATGCCCGAAGACAATCAGCAGCCGGAGCATCTTATTTCCTTCAAGATTGCCATTGGCAAGGAAGAGGGAGATAAGCAAAAGGTCGGTGACAATCGCACGCCCGAGGGCATCTACTTCAGCCAGCGCATTCTGAACGGACGCAAGCTGGGTCGCAAGTATGGTCCTTTTGCGATTCCCATAGATTTCCCCAACCCCCTGGATCGTTTCCTCGGCAAAACCGGTTACGGCATTTGGCTGCACGGTGTGGAAGCGGACCATCGCATCGATGCGGCCAAGGTCACCGAAGGCTGCGTGGCCTTTTACAATGCCGATATACAATCCCTGACCCAATGGCTGGTACCGGATCAATCCGTGGTCGTCATTGCCAAGGATGGATCACAGGTGAATCGCCCTGAAAACGTCGCAAAAGTGCGACAGCTGACCCAGGAATGGATTGATTCCTGGGCGAAGCGTGACATCGACCATTACATCAGCCTCTATCACGATAGCTTCAAGATGGATGGCAAGAACAAGCAAGCCTATTACGAATACAAAAAGCGGGTCTTCGGTTCGTATAAGAACATGGACCTTGCAATGAACAACATTCGCGTCTTCACCCACGATCGCTATGCGGTGGCGGTGATGAACCAGGACTTCAATGGTGATAATCGTTACCGCAGCTACGGCCGTAAAATTCTTTATTGGCAGCTGACGGGTGATGATGAGTGGAAACTCTTCCACGAGGAATTCGATGAGAAGCCGCTGCAGTTCGTGAACCTGTCCCGCGAGAAGATTGCGCAAATCATCAAGTCTTCGCCCAGCACCAAGGCCCTTCAAGAGAACGTGGAATCGCGGCTCTAA
- a CDS encoding FliG C-terminal domain-containing protein, whose amino-acid sequence MRSWLSLILGAMLLVSMTPGHAAEPISDRIRRVQADTGRDAAQKVQTVLDRYCSQHCQLLEVKVEVHETIPDSDELGFESQNTAQDAKLEVQSVVPVIQIDNRVLPVDRDRLEQLLRNKIKGMAPEHGIKWEPVDLPAIGSSAPTPSEDLSAQLENRLRRVLNSIIDRYCPDQCLLERIDVDAQPVGPEQLSSFPGDQVVVGKRAEGGLRIQDIRVYLTLDENLMEDEQKRILRLMKAQTRFVNPVDFIVDATAFPETALDKKRKAQEESTDPYGLEKLRQMLTLFRDLAGTKEVIQTMTSESRSNTERDTESRSSAERMEKHEKDSESSSRTESESSRESREQSSESNTQNKESLEKESDRRTDSNSESLTNKTMSTEEMAAYAAGFLLLVTLAAIVIMKVSATNRTAREMVLASAGTGPARRRAAQASAEEDGAYAEGVTEGSEDSPRSPGVRVSTAQVSQEKAMLALKLAQLKQDLVQQFVEQPRIARETFTRLLKDDGVAETAKYVHILGQLIVFELLNDSSLKRDLYELSEFYHRSNFKFDQATELGLLERLKTMVTASEIRLLASQSSDRFGFLNRLDAQQIFNLIADEKPRVQSIVLTQLDRKLRSSVFEMYEGNSKIKLLEELSQAEAIPREFLFNVAQALQKKIQSRSEFDTEQLRSSDILLDLLERSNLRDQRRLMQTLERNNPETARGLKLKLVTVEMLAYLKDGHLLEVILGMEREDLLAFLVGCPEHIRDILLRKAPEELAQSWIEDIRNIAGIDDNAYRTAEVKIKARLRGLANNGAISMLDINELIYSGKDSEVTEEEEDTIFSKGAFAA is encoded by the coding sequence ATGCGGTCCTGGCTTTCCCTTATCCTTGGCGCGATGCTGCTCGTGAGCATGACCCCTGGTCATGCCGCGGAGCCTATCAGCGATCGCATTCGCCGTGTGCAGGCGGATACAGGGCGGGACGCAGCGCAGAAGGTGCAGACCGTGCTCGACCGTTATTGTTCGCAGCATTGCCAGCTCCTTGAAGTCAAAGTCGAGGTTCACGAAACCATTCCCGACAGCGATGAACTCGGCTTTGAATCGCAGAACACAGCCCAGGATGCCAAACTCGAAGTCCAGAGCGTGGTTCCCGTCATCCAGATCGATAACCGCGTTCTGCCCGTCGATCGCGATCGACTGGAGCAGCTGCTTCGCAACAAGATCAAGGGCATGGCGCCTGAGCATGGCATCAAATGGGAACCCGTGGATCTGCCGGCCATTGGCAGTTCCGCACCGACACCGAGCGAGGATCTGAGCGCGCAGCTGGAAAATCGCCTGCGCCGGGTATTGAATTCCATAATCGACCGCTACTGTCCCGATCAGTGTCTTTTGGAACGCATTGATGTCGATGCCCAGCCGGTTGGTCCTGAGCAGTTAAGCTCGTTCCCGGGTGATCAGGTCGTGGTCGGGAAGCGAGCCGAGGGCGGCCTTCGCATCCAGGACATTCGCGTTTATCTGACCCTGGATGAAAACCTGATGGAAGACGAGCAGAAGCGTATACTCCGCCTTATGAAGGCCCAGACCCGCTTTGTGAATCCTGTGGACTTCATCGTCGATGCCACCGCCTTTCCGGAAACCGCCCTGGACAAAAAGAGAAAGGCCCAGGAGGAATCCACCGATCCCTATGGCCTGGAAAAACTGCGGCAGATGCTGACTCTTTTCCGTGATCTGGCCGGCACCAAGGAAGTCATTCAAACGATGACGAGCGAATCGCGCAGCAATACGGAAAGGGACACCGAGTCCCGCAGCAGCGCCGAACGCATGGAAAAGCATGAGAAGGATTCGGAATCGTCAAGCCGCACGGAAAGCGAGTCGTCGCGGGAATCGCGTGAGCAATCCTCGGAGTCGAATACCCAGAACAAGGAAAGCCTGGAAAAGGAATCGGATCGTCGCACTGACAGCAACAGTGAATCGTTAACGAACAAGACCATGAGCACCGAGGAAATGGCCGCCTATGCTGCCGGTTTTCTGCTTCTTGTGACTCTGGCCGCCATCGTTATCATGAAGGTGTCTGCGACCAATAGAACGGCGCGTGAAATGGTTCTCGCATCGGCGGGAACTGGGCCGGCCCGGCGGCGGGCGGCACAGGCCTCGGCTGAAGAGGACGGCGCCTATGCAGAAGGTGTGACGGAAGGGAGCGAGGACAGTCCACGCAGCCCAGGCGTGCGCGTGTCCACAGCCCAGGTGTCCCAGGAAAAAGCCATGCTGGCTTTGAAGCTGGCGCAATTGAAGCAGGACCTTGTCCAGCAATTCGTCGAGCAGCCCCGCATTGCGCGTGAGACCTTCACCCGGCTTTTGAAAGACGACGGCGTCGCAGAGACGGCCAAGTATGTTCATATCCTCGGCCAGCTCATCGTCTTCGAACTTCTGAATGATTCCAGCCTGAAGCGCGATCTTTATGAACTGAGCGAATTCTATCACCGCTCCAATTTCAAATTCGATCAGGCGACCGAACTCGGTCTTCTGGAACGATTGAAGACCATGGTCACAGCCAGCGAAATACGCCTGCTCGCCAGTCAATCGAGCGATCGCTTCGGCTTCCTCAATCGTCTGGATGCGCAGCAGATCTTCAATCTCATCGCGGATGAAAAGCCTCGCGTGCAGAGCATCGTGCTGACCCAGCTGGATCGCAAGCTCCGCTCGTCGGTCTTTGAAATGTATGAAGGCAATTCCAAGATCAAGCTCCTTGAGGAGTTGTCCCAGGCCGAGGCCATTCCACGCGAATTCCTTTTCAATGTGGCCCAGGCCCTTCAAAAGAAAATCCAGTCGCGCTCCGAGTTCGATACCGAGCAGCTGCGTTCGAGCGATATCCTTCTGGATCTTTTGGAGCGCTCCAACCTGCGTGATCAGCGTCGATTGATGCAGACTTTGGAGCGGAATAATCCTGAAACCGCGCGCGGTCTGAAGCTTAAACTCGTGACGGTGGAAATGCTGGCCTATCTTAAAGACGGCCACCTGCTTGAAGTGATACTGGGCATGGAACGCGAGGATCTTCTGGCCTTTTTGGTCGGCTGCCCCGAGCATATCCGTGACATCCTCCTGCGAAAAGCTCCGGAAGAACTGGCGCAAAGCTGGATCGAGGATATTCGGAATATCGCGGGCATTGATGATAATGCCTATCGCACGGCCGAGGTGAAGATCAAGGCGCGCCTGCGCGGTCTGGCCAACAACGGGGCCATCAGCATGCTGGATATCAACGAACTTATTTACTCCGGTAAGGATTCAGAAGTGACCGAGGAAGAGGAAGACACCATCTTCTCCAAGGGCGCGTTCGCGGCTTGA